AACTCGTTCAGTCGTTCTCGGAGATTTTCCATTTCTTTGTTAAGCTGGTTACGCTGTAACCGTAGTTCCCCGAGCTGATTTTTCTCTTCTTCGCGTTTCTCTTTAATTCTGCCCAGATGTCTCTCGATGCGTCTTACGTTTTGTCGGGTACTTTTGACGTTTTGTCTGACTCTGCCAATTTCTCCATCAAGGGTAATAATCATTTCAGCTGAACTTGCCATTTCCTTGCGAATGTTTTCGATGTCTTCTTCGAAATTATTCATTTCATTTTCGCGTTTTTCTAAGTGTAACCGAAGGGCAGCAACGGCTTCATCCAAGCTTTTTACTGCATTTTTGCTGGGAATAATTGAAGAATAATCAACTGGGGCCCTGTAATAGCCGCTTTCAAATCCTCCTTGTGGTTCGTAGAGGTCTCCATTTGTTGTAACTGTTCTATTGCCATTTCGCGAAGCAGCAATGGCAATTTTTTGGTCGTTTGTTACTAGGGTGTCACCAAAAACAAATCTTATTGCGGGTTCATACCTTTTGGCGCTTCTAACAAAATCAACTGCTGTTCCTTCGATTCCTCTAAATCTTGGATTATTTATGGAATTAACTTCTGATATTTCCTCAACAGGAATAATTTTGATTCTGCCCAGCTTCATTCGCTTAAGAGTTTCAGCACACGTAAACGCCGCATCATAATTCTGCACAACCAAAGCATCCAGCCATCCCGCTGCAGTTGCTTCTACTGCTCGTTTGTAACCCCTTTCTACTTTAATCAGTTTTTTAAGGCGTCCATAAACTCCCTTAATTGCCCCCAAATCAGCAAGTTCTTCAATGTTTCTTAGGGCAGTTTCTTCAGTAGCAACTTTTTCTGCCATATCCCTTTGTGCTGCAAACTCTACAACTGCTTCTCGGGCTGATTCAGCAATTTTTTCCGCCTGAACAATTTCTACCTTTGTTGCTTCATGTAACGCAAATCGTTTTTCGAGACTTTTTTCCAGATGAACTGCTTGTTTTTCTTGGTCAGTTTTTACGGCTCTAAGGTCAGCAAAAGATTTTTTGAGCATCTCAAGGTTTGATTCAAAAGTTGCTTTTCGTTTGACAAGCTCATTGAGCTGCCTTGTAAGGGATTTCAGGGATGTTCGACTTTGGATGACGTCACTGCGGCGGTTAATGATTTCTTGAGTGTAATTTTCTAGTCTTTGTTCGATGTCTCTGATGTTTCTGTTGTTTTCTCCCAGGCTAGCCCGAAGTACAGAAGCTTTATTAGAAATTTCATTATACTGAGCCTGTTTTTCTGCAATTTCCTTCAAGAAATGTTCTCGTTCTCGTCTTAGTTTACGAATTTCACTTCTGTTGTCGGTTACTTCATTTTTCATGGAACCTAGTTTTTGTTCATTGCTTTCCATGACCTTTTTCAGACCATCAACACTTGCAGTTCCTGCACCTATTTTTGTTGACAGCTCGCTTATTCTGGAACGCGCTTCACCGATTTTATACTGAACCTCAAGAAGTCGTGTTCCCCTTTGTTCAATCATTTCTGAGCCAAGCTTTCTCCACTCGGACTCTACTTCATATCTTTGAGACCGAAGTTTGTCTCGTAATTCCCGTGAATCTTCTACTTTACTTCTAACTGATTCAACTTTGGAGGTTACTTCATCAATTTTCTTTTGAACTTCTGCTATATCCCCAAAAATCTTGACTGCTTCAAAGCGTTTGATTTCTTTTTGCAAAAACATGTAACGAAGCAATTCATTTCGTTCCCGTTCTAGGTTGTCAACTCGCTGTTGGACTTCATCGATTCTACCCATGGCGGTTCGTATGGAAATATCTGCTGCCCGCAGTTTATCCTCTGCTTCTGCTTTTTCAGCGTCATATTGGGCTATTCCGACTAGGTCCGCTATCATTTTTCTGCGGTCTACTGCAGAGATCTCAGCAATTCGGGCGATGATTCCTTGCAAAACAACGTTGTGACCTGTTGAGCTGATTCCAGCCATTGACAAAATGTTCACTATGTGGCTCCGGGAGATTCTTCTTCCATTCAGGCGATAAAGGCTTTGTCCTGCCCTGTTTAGTTCTCGAGAAATTGTTACTGTTTGTGTATCTACTGGTAATCTGCCGTCAGAGTTGTCAAATTGGATAACAACTTTTGCTGTTTTGGCTTTTTTAATGTTTAAGTCGGGGTAACCGTGGTAAACTAGTTTAGAAAGATTGGCAGCTCGCATTCTTCGGGCGCTGAGTTCTCCTAATCCAAACAGCACTGCGTCTGCAATGTTTGTTTTTCCGCTTCCGTTCGGTCCCGTTATGGCTGTGAAACCTTTGTCCAATGTGACCGTTGCAGTTTTCGGACCGAAGGACTTGAAGCCTTTAAGCTCGATTTTCTTGATGTAAGGCATCTTTTTTTAGTTCGCCCTCGGTTTTTAGCATATACGGGAAATACCCTATTAATTTATAATTTCTCTGTAATACCTTCTATAAATAAGCTCTGTTTAAAAAATATGTTTAAACTAACTAATACAAAAGTTTAGACAACCAGACTAACCCTTTCTGGAGGCCTTAAACTGCTTTGCAATGTTTTTGACATAGCTTTTCAGGTCTTTTTCGTCTCCAAACACTAGAACATCGCCATTTTCTTCAACTTTAATTGACACACCAAAACTTTCTGAGAGTTTTCGAACATTTTCTAACGATAATTCTTCTGTAAGTTTGATTCGAATCCACTTTTTATCTCGTGAAACTTTTGGACTAACTGCTGAATCCTTTGATTTTTCACAATCTTTTACTTCAGGCTGGTTTATCCTTTTCAGCCATTCCTGAACCCGTTCTGGGCCCTTTTTTTCTGCAGCAGATACTGCATAAGCTTCTACATTCTTTAGGTAAACTTCTGCTCTGGCGAGGCTTTCCATGTGATTTGGGTCTTGTTTCAAAACTTGAATTATGGTTTTTGCGGACCGCAAATCATTCATAACAGTTGATGGAATGTTTTCTCCCATTTTTTGGATTTCCATAAGTAAATCTGCTAATGTTTTCCATTTGTCTTCATAAATCAATATTTCCATCTCAGTTAGAATGAATTTCTCAAAATCTTCTACTAACTAAAAAGTAATTAAGGCCTTTGATGGGCACATATTATTTCAAACGGCTTTCTGGGGCAATCTATTCGATGTTATCGAATTGTCATGCTCTGTTTTTATGCAATCTGTAACTTTGATTTCCGTCATTTCGTCGTCTTGGAATTGTTTTTTCACAGGCAAGCTCGATAATCACTTTGGTTGACTTCTCACCAGTTTCCTTTATCTCTAATTATTTTTAAATATTGTATTTAAGTCGTATGAATACCTAATTTGTATTTGTTTGGCTTTGTTGTTCTTATTCAGAATCAATCTATAAATATCAATTGATTTTTCGTTGCTATTCCAATAACTTGTTCAACCAAACCTTGAACTGCATATTTTACTTAAATGGAGTGGTTTGCAGATGACTTATGAATCTATGACTATTTGAAATAGTTTTTATTGGAGCATATACCATCTTTACCCTCTGTCATTGGACCTGAGGTAGAGTTGACTCACATGGAAAATAAATGCGATGTTATGGTGATAGGGGCTGGAGTTATTGGTTGTGCTATCGCGCGCGAACTATCAAAATACAATATTGACACAGTTTTGCTGGACAAAGAAACTGATGTAGCCTCTGGTGTCAGTAAAGGTAACAGTGGGGTTTTACATACTGGTCTTTACTATCCAAAAGGCAGTTTGAAGGCCAAGTTATGCGTTGAAGGACGTCTGATGTTTCCCGAGTTGGCTACACAGCTTGATGTGCCCTATAGTTTGTGCGGAAAACATGTGGTTGCCCGAACCGAAGAAGAACTCAAAGATCTTGAGGACCTCAAAGCAGTAGGCGAAGGCAATGGAGTCAAAGGTTTAACCATAATTTCTGGTGAACAACTCAAAAAACGGGAACCCAAAATGGATGGGCTTTACGCGTTGTTTTCTCCTGTGGCTGGGATTTTTGCTCCTTATCTTTTTGCTATTGCCTTGGCTGAAAATGCCTTGGATAATGGTGTGAAGGTTCATGTGAACACTGAAGTTTTGGAGATAAAACAACTGAACAGCGGATACGAAGTAACAACCAACAAAGGCACATTCCACACCGAAATCATTGTAAACAGCGCGGGACTTTATGCTGACAAAGTTTCTGCTATGGTTGGTTTGGATAATTACGCGCTGTATCCTTGTCGAGGTGAATATC
The Candidatus Bathyarchaeum sp. genome window above contains:
- the smc gene encoding chromosome segregation protein SMC, translated to MPYIKKIELKGFKSFGPKTATVTLDKGFTAITGPNGSGKTNIADAVLFGLGELSARRMRAANLSKLVYHGYPDLNIKKAKTAKVVIQFDNSDGRLPVDTQTVTISRELNRAGQSLYRLNGRRISRSHIVNILSMAGISSTGHNVVLQGIIARIAEISAVDRRKMIADLVGIAQYDAEKAEAEDKLRAADISIRTAMGRIDEVQQRVDNLERERNELLRYMFLQKEIKRFEAVKIFGDIAEVQKKIDEVTSKVESVRSKVEDSRELRDKLRSQRYEVESEWRKLGSEMIEQRGTRLLEVQYKIGEARSRISELSTKIGAGTASVDGLKKVMESNEQKLGSMKNEVTDNRSEIRKLRREREHFLKEIAEKQAQYNEISNKASVLRASLGENNRNIRDIEQRLENYTQEIINRRSDVIQSRTSLKSLTRQLNELVKRKATFESNLEMLKKSFADLRAVKTDQEKQAVHLEKSLEKRFALHEATKVEIVQAEKIAESAREAVVEFAAQRDMAEKVATEETALRNIEELADLGAIKGVYGRLKKLIKVERGYKRAVEATAAGWLDALVVQNYDAAFTCAETLKRMKLGRIKIIPVEEISEVNSINNPRFRGIEGTAVDFVRSAKRYEPAIRFVFGDTLVTNDQKIAIAASRNGNRTVTTNGDLYEPQGGFESGYYRAPVDYSSIIPSKNAVKSLDEAVAALRLHLEKRENEMNNFEEDIENIRKEMASSAEMIITLDGEIGRVRQNVKSTRQNVRRIERHLGRIKEKREEEKNQLGELRLQRNQLNKEMENLRERLNELRKKTDTTQIQEMEIQREKIGEELITVRQQMGSVETKLATLDSTFGNVLKVSADNIRIQQRKIKQQIATVENEVDASIKEKIALEKEVVELENTKEELSRTVLNAKEESKKYTVQLDDLDKRLRELDSIYDRSDRLYNQLQFTLQTNQMKLEQLNDRLAELGHDEPIPISQKQLETAEKSLKQLRLELSRLGAVNQLSLDHYAEQASRYKELSVRMNELEKEKQSILAFMEEIEKKKRKVFMEAFEKIDNSFRKYFGKLTGGGEASLVLENPEDPFAGGMDMQVQFRNKASILVSGASSGERSVSAVAFIFALQDFMPTAFYVFDEIDAHLDAFHVSRLGDLFVELSDKSQFVAITLKPEMVSKANKVWGIYERSGYSHVVSAKIKEVTA
- a CDS encoding DUF2096 family protein, with translation MIYEDKWKTLADLLMEIQKMGENIPSTVMNDLRSAKTIIQVLKQDPNHMESLARAEVYLKNVEAYAVSAAEKKGPERVQEWLKRINQPEVKDCEKSKDSAVSPKVSRDKKWIRIKLTEELSLENVRKLSESFGVSIKVEENGDVLVFGDEKDLKSYVKNIAKQFKASRKG